Proteins from a single region of Vigna radiata var. radiata cultivar VC1973A unplaced genomic scaffold, Vradiata_ver6 scaffold_108, whole genome shotgun sequence:
- the LOC106754419 gene encoding zinc finger CCCH domain-containing protein 21, which translates to MPPKQQSKADLAKKQKIVEDKTFGLKNKNKSKNVQKYVQNLKQSVQPRVDPAKVDAKKKKEEEKAKEKELNDLFKIAVTQPKVPVGVDPKSIVCEFYKVGQCAKGFKCKFSHDLNVQRKGEKIDIYSDKRDQETMEDWDQETLEKVVESKKSDYNQNKATDIVCKYFLDAVEKKQYGWFWECPNGGKNCHYRHALPPGYVLKSQMKALLEEEADKLSIEEEIENQRAKVKTTTPMTPDLFYEWKKKKIEERDANLAAQQAERAKNDRMSGRELFLSNASLFVDDAEAYEKYQREPEYDETGQNGNGNATQDGPSTSAGADGEALDDLDDDDDELDLDELNELEASLAKTSIQIKETGAEA; encoded by the exons ATGCCGCCGAAGCAGCAATCCAAAGCTGATTTAGCGAAGAAGCAGAAGATTGTAGAGGATAAAACCTTCGGTCTCAAGAACAAAAACAAGAGCAAAAATGTTCAGAAGTATGTCCAGAACCTTAAGCAATCAGTGCAGCCCAGGGTCGATCCTGCCAAAGTCGATGCCAAG AAAAAGAAGGAGGAAGAGAAGGCCAAGGAGAAGGAGCTAAATGATTTGTTCAAAATCGCTGTTACTCAGCCTAAAGTGCCAGTTG GTGTTGATCCCAAGTCTATAGTGTGTGAGTTTTATAAAGTCGGGCAATGCGCCAAAGGCTTCAAGTGCAAGTTTTCGCATGATTTGAATGTTCAGaggaaaggagaaaaaattgatatttatagtGATAAGCGTGACCAGG AAACAATGGAGGACTGGGATCAAGAGACCTTGGAGAAGGTGGTGGAGTCGAAGAAATCTGATTATAATCAGAATAAAGCGACTGACATT GTATGCAAATACTTTTTGGATGCTGTAGAAAAGAAGCAATACGGTTGGTTTTGGGAATGCCCTAATGGTGGTAAGAATTGCCATTATAGACATGCTCTTCCACCTGGTTATGTTTTGAAATCCCAAATGAAGGCTTTGTTAGAGGAAGAAGCTGACAAATTATCAATCGAGGAGGAGATTGAAAAtcag CGTGCCAAAGTGAAAACCACGACTCCTATGACTCCTGACTTGTTCTatgaatggaagaagaagaagatagaaGAAAGAGATGCCAATTTAGCCGCACAGCAGGCAGAGAGGGCTAAGAATGATCGTATGAG TGGTCGGGAGCTATTTCTGTCAAATGCTAGCTTGTTTGTGGATGATGCAGAAGCATATGAGAAATACCAGAGAGAACCAGAATATGATGAAACTGGACAGAAT GGTAATGGGAACGCTACCCAAGATGGTCCTAGCACCTCAGCTGGTGCTGATGGTGAAGCTCTTGATGACttagatgatgatgacgatgagtTGGACTTGGATGAGCTAAATGAATTGGAAGCAAGTTTAGCCAAGACATCAATCCAAATAAAGGAAACGGGAGCTGAAGCTTAA